Proteins encoded together in one Chryseobacterium sp. G0201 window:
- a CDS encoding P-loop NTPase fold protein, whose translation MSKEYIKNVLQKFDDHLNIENNNRIIFSGKFGIGKSYFLNEFFKDENYEKEYFPIFLNPINYSIASNDDIFELIKFDILFQILSKDVIVFENLKFSKGNLLHQYFSNKFLEDFISTTDLIGENIMEEQASGSFGLLKNLGKLIGKLSEVGVKDFESFKNKIEGNPELDIIKNFFTDQQSKLGSLYESNAITQLIYDLVKDIEKTSEKKIVLVIDDLDRIDPEHIFRILNIFSAHDKLGENKFGFEKVILVCDIKNIENIYHHFYGENVDFFGYINKFYSLDVYNYSNIDYVKWFNVNFSEDQYNAENVEFLRFIFSDAIIKNYISARQLFNNDFSRLGISNFYNSIVDQKFTVISNNQSIGFFSLFQPIYSILKTIIRYFGSSNNFLKYLDDVEFQQLSRFQDILGAMYLFINLRKEINESGNQIFSTPYNFTITYDGYSKYQFEGDFRSADLKMFFKDVINQYNQITEIN comes from the coding sequence ATGTCAAAAGAATATATAAAAAACGTTCTTCAAAAATTTGATGATCATCTAAATATTGAAAATAATAATCGGATTATTTTCTCAGGAAAATTTGGTATTGGAAAGTCATATTTCTTAAATGAGTTTTTTAAAGATGAAAATTATGAAAAAGAATATTTTCCAATTTTCTTAAATCCAATAAATTATTCTATTGCATCTAATGATGATATTTTTGAATTAATAAAATTTGATATATTATTTCAAATTTTAAGTAAAGATGTTATAGTATTTGAAAATTTAAAATTTTCAAAAGGAAATCTTTTACATCAATATTTTTCAAATAAGTTTTTAGAAGATTTTATTTCAACGACAGATTTAATTGGTGAAAATATAATGGAAGAACAGGCTTCAGGATCTTTTGGATTGCTTAAGAATTTGGGAAAATTAATAGGAAAGCTTTCTGAAGTAGGCGTTAAAGATTTTGAAAGTTTTAAAAATAAGATTGAGGGAAATCCTGAGTTAGATATTATAAAAAATTTCTTTACTGATCAACAAAGTAAATTAGGTTCCTTATATGAAAGCAATGCGATCACACAATTAATTTATGACTTAGTTAAAGATATTGAAAAAACGAGTGAAAAAAAGATAGTTTTAGTAATTGATGACTTAGATAGAATTGATCCAGAACACATTTTTAGAATTCTGAATATTTTTTCAGCACATGATAAACTGGGTGAGAATAAATTTGGCTTTGAAAAAGTTATTTTAGTTTGTGATATAAAAAATATTGAAAATATTTATCATCATTTCTATGGTGAGAATGTAGACTTTTTCGGATATATAAATAAATTTTATTCTTTAGACGTTTATAATTATTCCAATATTGATTATGTTAAGTGGTTTAATGTAAATTTTTCAGAAGATCAATATAATGCTGAAAATGTTGAGTTTTTAAGATTCATTTTTTCAGATGCTATTATAAAAAATTATATTTCTGCAAGACAACTATTTAATAATGATTTCTCAAGATTAGGTATTTCAAATTTTTATAATTCAATTGTTGATCAAAAATTTACTGTTATTTCTAATAATCAGAGCATTGGATTTTTTTCTTTGTTTCAACCCATTTACTCAATTTTAAAAACTATAATTCGATATTTTGGTAGTTCAAATAATTTCCTAAAATATTTAGACGATGTTGAATTTCAACAACTTTCGAGATTTCAAGATATATTAGGAGCAATGTATTTATTCATTAATCTTCGAAAAGAAATTAATGAGTCAGGAAATCAAATTTTTAGTACACCCTATAATTTTACTATAACTTATGATGGATATAGCAAATATCAATTTGAAGGTGATTTTAGAAGTGCTGATTTAAAGATGTTTTTTAAGGACGTAATAAACCAATATAATCAAATAACTGAAATTAATTAG
- the metF gene encoding methylenetetrahydrofolate reductase [NAD(P)H] — MKITEHIKNANGKTLFSLEVVPPQKGIGIEDLYRNIDPLMEFKPPFIDVTTSREEYIYIDKGNGLMERKITRMRPGTLGICSAIQHKYNVDTVPHLLCGGFTKEETEYLLVDCMYLGIDNVMALRGDAMKGHQYFEPTKGGHESAMDLVHQINDLGRGKYLHDEQACEENNKFCIGVAGYPEKHMEAPSMNYDLKWLKQKVDAGADYIVTQMFFDNKRFIEFVTKAREMGITVPIIPGIKPIATKRHLKLLPQVFKIDLPEDLINAVESAKNNEAVKQIGVEWAINQCKELLDFGVPVLHFYSMGKSDNIKKVAGELF; from the coding sequence ATGAAGATTACAGAACACATAAAAAATGCAAACGGAAAAACTTTGTTCTCCTTAGAAGTTGTTCCGCCTCAGAAAGGAATCGGAATTGAAGATTTGTATAGAAATATAGACCCTTTGATGGAATTTAAACCTCCTTTTATTGATGTGACGACTTCTCGCGAAGAATATATTTACATTGATAAAGGTAACGGTCTGATGGAACGTAAAATTACCAGAATGCGTCCCGGAACATTGGGGATTTGTTCGGCAATTCAGCATAAATATAATGTAGATACCGTTCCACACTTACTTTGTGGAGGATTTACGAAAGAAGAAACAGAATATCTTTTGGTTGACTGTATGTATCTTGGGATTGATAATGTGATGGCGCTTCGTGGTGACGCGATGAAAGGACATCAATATTTTGAACCAACAAAAGGAGGTCATGAAAGTGCGATGGATTTGGTTCATCAAATCAATGATTTAGGAAGAGGAAAATATCTCCATGATGAACAGGCTTGTGAAGAAAACAACAAATTCTGCATTGGAGTAGCCGGTTATCCTGAAAAACATATGGAAGCACCTTCCATGAATTACGATTTAAAATGGCTAAAACAAAAAGTAGATGCCGGAGCAGATTATATCGTGACCCAAATGTTTTTTGATAATAAAAGATTTATCGAGTTTGTGACAAAAGCCAGAGAAATGGGAATTACAGTTCCAATTATCCCCGGAATTAAACCTATTGCAACAAAAAGACATTTAAAGTTATTGCCACAGGTTTTCAAAATCGATTTACCGGAAGATTTAATTAATGCAGTGGAAAGTGCTAAAAACAATGAAGCCGTAAAACAAATCGGAGTAGAATGGGCAATTAATCAATGCAAAGAACTTCTTGATTTTGGAGTGCCTGTTTTACACTTTTACTCAATGGGGAAAAGTGACAATATTAAAAAAGTAGCCGGAGAGTTATTCTAA
- the folE gene encoding GTP cyclohydrolase I FolE: MVDFTDNDDDIFTGKEHTPIREDAFDKSPQEKIEKITELFGEIMETLGLDMTDDSLKDSPTRVAKMYVNEIFGGLLPENKPGISTFSNKYKYSQMLVEKDITVYSFCEHHFLPIIGRAHVAYISNGEVIGLSKINRIVDYYAKRPQVQERLTMQIVNALKEALGTKNVACIIDAKHLCVNCRGIKDTASSTITAELSGIFKTNPITRQEFLHYVGSHAKLD; this comes from the coding sequence ATGGTTGATTTTACTGATAACGACGATGATATTTTCACAGGAAAAGAACATACGCCTATACGGGAAGATGCTTTTGATAAATCGCCACAGGAAAAAATAGAAAAAATCACTGAACTTTTCGGTGAGATTATGGAAACGCTTGGATTGGATATGACGGATGATTCTTTGAAAGATTCTCCAACGCGTGTTGCTAAAATGTATGTGAATGAAATTTTTGGAGGATTACTGCCTGAAAATAAACCGGGAATTTCTACATTTTCCAATAAATACAAGTATAGCCAAATGTTGGTTGAAAAGGATATCACTGTATATTCTTTTTGCGAGCACCACTTTTTACCGATCATTGGGAGAGCGCATGTTGCCTATATTTCAAATGGTGAAGTAATTGGTCTTTCAAAAATTAACAGGATTGTAGATTATTATGCTAAAAGACCACAGGTGCAGGAAAGATTAACAATGCAGATCGTGAACGCTTTAAAAGAAGCTTTGGGAACAAAAAATGTTGCCTGCATTATTGATGCTAAACATCTTTGTGTAAATTGCAGAGGAATTAAAGATACTGCAAGTTCTACAATAACAGCGGAATTAAGCGGAATCTTCAAAACAAATCCTATCACAAGACAGGAATTCTTACATTATGTAGGAAGCCATGCTAAATTGGATTAA
- the cysS gene encoding cysteine--tRNA ligase — MQLKIYNSLTAEKEIFNPILEGNVGMYVCGPTVYSNVHLGNVRTFLSFDFIYRSLTHLGYKVRYVRNITDAGHLTDDGDVNNDRFVKQTRLEKLEPMEIVQKYTVDFHKVLEMFNLLPPNIEPTATGHIVEQIELTQKLIEKGFAYESNGSVYFDVLEYNKRGLNYGELSKRNIEELFANTRDLDGQGEKKNPQDFALWKKASPAHIMRWNSPWGEGFPGWHLECTAMSTKYLGEKFDIHGGGMDLKFPHHECEIAQGKACNDTAPVNYWMHANMLTMNTQRMSKSTGNYILPMQLVTGDNDFFEKPFHPSIVRFCFLQAHYRSVLDISNDAMIASEKGFIRLIEAVKVLNSITPNDEKQSGFNLEEWKNKAYDALNDDFNSPVLIAHLFEAVKFIFALNDDKETISRENLEDLKSTLNALIFDVLGLQAVEENNNEKLDQTLQVLIELRNQARKSKNFDLSDQIRDKLLAEGIELKDGRDGTTYVLN; from the coding sequence ATGCAATTAAAAATATACAACTCGCTTACAGCGGAAAAAGAAATATTTAACCCAATTTTAGAAGGAAACGTCGGAATGTATGTCTGTGGACCTACGGTTTACAGCAATGTACATTTGGGAAATGTAAGAACTTTTCTTTCTTTCGACTTTATTTACAGAAGCTTAACGCACTTAGGATATAAAGTGAGATATGTGAGAAATATCACTGATGCCGGACATCTTACAGACGATGGAGACGTAAATAACGACAGATTTGTGAAGCAAACCCGTCTTGAAAAACTGGAACCGATGGAAATCGTACAAAAATACACGGTTGATTTTCATAAGGTTTTGGAAATGTTTAATTTACTTCCTCCAAACATCGAGCCTACCGCAACTGGTCATATCGTTGAGCAGATTGAATTAACTCAAAAACTAATTGAAAAAGGTTTCGCTTACGAAAGCAACGGATCTGTATATTTTGATGTTCTTGAATACAATAAAAGAGGTCTTAATTACGGTGAACTTTCAAAACGTAATATTGAAGAACTTTTCGCCAACACACGTGATCTAGACGGACAGGGTGAAAAGAAAAACCCACAGGATTTTGCCCTTTGGAAAAAAGCTTCACCTGCACACATCATGAGATGGAATTCGCCTTGGGGAGAAGGTTTCCCGGGATGGCACCTTGAATGTACTGCAATGAGCACTAAATATTTAGGTGAAAAATTTGATATTCATGGAGGTGGAATGGATTTGAAATTCCCACATCACGAATGTGAGATCGCTCAAGGAAAAGCTTGCAATGATACCGCTCCGGTAAATTATTGGATGCATGCCAATATGTTGACAATGAACACGCAACGTATGAGTAAGTCGACAGGGAATTACATTTTGCCAATGCAGTTGGTTACAGGAGATAACGATTTCTTTGAAAAGCCCTTCCATCCTTCGATTGTACGTTTCTGTTTCCTACAGGCTCATTACAGAAGTGTTTTGGATATTTCTAATGATGCGATGATTGCGAGCGAAAAAGGTTTCATCAGATTAATAGAAGCGGTAAAAGTTTTAAATTCAATCACGCCAAATGATGAAAAACAATCTGGTTTCAATCTTGAAGAGTGGAAAAATAAAGCGTACGATGCTTTAAATGACGATTTCAATTCTCCGGTTCTTATTGCTCATTTGTTTGAAGCTGTGAAATTTATTTTTGCTTTAAATGATGATAAAGAAACGATTTCAAGGGAAAATCTTGAAGATTTAAAATCAACTTTAAATGCTTTGATATTTGACGTGTTAGGACTTCAGGCGGTTGAAGAAAACAATAATGAAAAGCTGGATCAGACATTACAGGTTTTAATTGAACTGAGAAATCAGGCTAGAAAATCTAAGAACTTTGACCTTTCAGATCAAATTAGAGACAAACTTCTTGCTGAAGGTATTGAATTGAAAGATGGAAGAGACGGAACAACTTACGTTTTAAATTAA
- a CDS encoding T9SS type A sorting domain-containing protein — translation MKKHLFPLFLVLLGANAHAQQDFFALTGKDTPGIVFNDFRAIDAVNGTSGEAVFTADSSAKIFSQTRNSSVTEDKNSYNNSQATTMATLAYDSRNNNLVYMPMFSSNIYVLNPKTKEITLVENNVVRVTSCDINSHITRMATGYDGNIYAMNNSGTQFLQISNKNNQYVVNDLGIVKDDSSNGKNSFTTIETGFGGDMIADADNNFYVFATSGNVFKVSTIELKAKFVGKITGIPEGYSVNGAAVNSKGKVVIASAKGAPLYEVNLNDLQAKQLPGNLNLHIYDLASKYFANDKAISNSALANLDIYPTRVDEQLINVNVNDKSVKGNLKLTIFDISGKNVMQQNLSVKDGSLNQQVYLKNLINGAYIVSIADESGKILLSKKILVTE, via the coding sequence ATGAAAAAACATTTATTCCCTTTATTTTTGGTATTACTTGGAGCAAACGCTCATGCTCAGCAAGATTTTTTTGCACTGACAGGAAAAGATACTCCAGGTATTGTTTTTAATGATTTCCGTGCTATTGATGCGGTAAACGGAACTTCCGGAGAAGCTGTCTTCACTGCAGATTCTTCTGCGAAAATATTTTCACAGACAAGAAACAGTTCTGTAACTGAGGATAAAAATTCTTACAATAATTCTCAGGCGACAACAATGGCGACGTTGGCGTATGATTCAAGAAATAATAATCTGGTGTACATGCCGATGTTTTCGTCAAATATCTATGTTTTAAATCCTAAAACTAAAGAAATCACTTTGGTTGAAAATAATGTTGTGAGAGTAACTTCTTGCGACATCAATTCTCACATAACGAGAATGGCGACAGGATATGATGGAAATATTTACGCGATGAATAATTCCGGAACACAGTTTTTACAGATCAGTAACAAGAACAATCAATATGTTGTCAATGACCTTGGGATCGTTAAAGATGATTCTTCAAACGGAAAAAACTCTTTCACAACAATTGAAACCGGCTTTGGAGGTGATATGATTGCTGATGCAGATAATAATTTCTATGTTTTTGCAACATCAGGAAATGTTTTCAAAGTTTCAACGATAGAATTAAAGGCAAAATTTGTCGGAAAAATCACAGGAATTCCTGAAGGGTATTCTGTAAACGGAGCAGCGGTGAATTCCAAAGGAAAAGTTGTGATTGCGAGCGCAAAAGGAGCGCCTTTATATGAAGTGAATTTAAATGATTTACAGGCAAAACAACTTCCGGGAAATTTAAATTTACATATTTATGATTTGGCGAGTAAATATTTTGCTAATGATAAAGCTATTTCAAATAGTGCTTTAGCAAATTTAGATATTTATCCGACAAGAGTTGATGAGCAATTAATCAACGTAAATGTGAATGATAAATCAGTAAAAGGAAATCTTAAACTTACTATTTTTGACATCTCAGGTAAGAATGTAATGCAACAGAATTTATCCGTAAAAGATGGCTCATTAAATCAACAGGTTTATTTAAAAAATCTGATTAATGGAGCTTATATTGTAAGTATTGCTGATGAGTCCGGGAAAATATTATTAAGCAAAAAAATTCTTGTAACAGAATAA
- a CDS encoding 4-alpha-glucanotransferase: MKLYFNIGYSAKIGECLQLVINEEGAVPKTHKMFCTENGLWKCEVDYFSKSISYKYQLTDEKGNLLREEFVLHHLNFPHNYKEFSIFDEWNNKNFPENYLNNKILYNKLNQFVPEKISVLKKHTHLFRLEAPVYNPNWKIVLFGSTDSLGKWDYEKVIHLSQTDFGIWETSVEIPENEFIQFKYCLYDKNEGRVIDVEAGENRFAVPNQQKDVLQIVSSHYFKFKLYQMYHDAGVAVPVFSLRSENGFGVGEFSDMKELADWTKETGLGIIQILPINDTTANYTWTDSYPYAAVSVYALHPQYISIDNLDFKLPKDLVEEYNAEKLKLNSLELIDYEEMISGKWKFLKAVFNTEKEKIYKDRNFKKFIKDNEDWLIPYSAFCVLRDKYKTPNFNDWKTHKKYIAGKISPFFSAKNKEYDASMLHAWVQYQLHKQLKDAIEYIHSLGVSVKGDLPIGIYRHSVEAWTEPELFGMDFQAGAPPDQFTELGQNWEFPTYNWEAMKADDYTWWKNRFKALEQYFDAMRIDHILGFFRIWRMPISATQGLLGYFYPAVPITEAEFKAWHIPFDFNRYCKPFINDQILWNYFGEDHGKAFEFINNNHNGTYSFKEEFDTQRKLSDFFKKNPRGPIEEQLIALCANVLFLIEEREGETVYHPRFNVYNTESYKYLSDWEKKSIYDLYHDYFFKRQDKLWSEKAMEKLPMILNATEMLICGEDLGMVPDCVPAVMDELAIIALKVQRMPSDNIPFYNPKNAGYLNVITASSHDSSTLRQWWKEDPALTQKYFNQQLIQYGKAPEELDTHLAEIIMKQHLYTDAMLAIFPIQEFFATDKELTNPKMDNERINNPAVFPHYWRYRMHLNLEDLKDKTDFNQKIKYWVKDSGRL; encoded by the coding sequence ATGAAATTATACTTTAATATAGGTTACAGCGCAAAAATTGGGGAATGTTTGCAGTTGGTTATCAATGAAGAAGGAGCTGTGCCTAAAACTCATAAAATGTTTTGCACTGAGAACGGTTTGTGGAAATGTGAAGTAGATTATTTTTCAAAGTCCATATCTTATAAATACCAGCTTACAGATGAGAAAGGAAATCTTTTGAGGGAAGAATTTGTCTTACATCATCTTAATTTCCCGCATAATTACAAAGAATTTTCAATCTTCGATGAGTGGAATAATAAAAATTTTCCCGAGAATTATTTAAATAATAAAATTCTTTACAATAAACTCAATCAGTTTGTTCCTGAAAAAATTTCGGTCTTAAAAAAACATACCCATTTATTCAGATTAGAGGCTCCGGTGTACAACCCGAATTGGAAGATTGTCTTGTTTGGAAGTACGGATTCTCTCGGAAAATGGGATTATGAGAAAGTAATTCATTTATCTCAGACGGATTTTGGTATCTGGGAAACTTCAGTTGAGATTCCTGAGAACGAATTTATTCAGTTTAAATATTGTCTTTATGACAAAAATGAAGGTAGGGTAATTGATGTAGAAGCTGGCGAAAACAGATTTGCGGTTCCCAATCAGCAGAAAGATGTTTTGCAGATCGTTTCGAGTCATTATTTTAAATTCAAACTATATCAGATGTATCATGATGCAGGAGTTGCGGTTCCTGTGTTCTCTTTAAGAAGTGAAAATGGTTTCGGTGTCGGAGAATTTTCTGATATGAAAGAATTGGCTGACTGGACAAAAGAAACAGGCTTAGGAATTATCCAGATTCTTCCGATCAATGATACAACGGCCAATTACACTTGGACAGATTCTTACCCTTACGCAGCGGTTTCTGTGTATGCTTTACATCCACAATATATTTCTATTGATAATCTTGATTTTAAATTGCCGAAGGATTTAGTTGAAGAATATAATGCTGAAAAATTAAAATTAAATTCTTTAGAATTAATTGATTACGAGGAAATGATTTCCGGAAAATGGAAGTTTTTGAAAGCCGTTTTCAATACAGAAAAAGAGAAGATTTATAAAGACAGAAACTTTAAGAAATTTATAAAAGATAATGAAGATTGGTTGATTCCGTATTCTGCATTTTGTGTATTGAGAGATAAATATAAAACTCCGAATTTCAATGATTGGAAAACACATAAAAAATACATAGCAGGAAAAATTTCACCATTCTTTTCAGCAAAAAATAAAGAATATGATGCCTCAATGCTTCATGCTTGGGTGCAATACCAACTTCATAAGCAACTAAAAGATGCGATTGAATATATCCATAGTTTAGGGGTTTCTGTGAAAGGAGATTTACCGATTGGAATTTATCGTCATTCTGTTGAAGCCTGGACGGAGCCGGAATTATTCGGTATGGATTTCCAAGCCGGAGCACCGCCGGATCAATTCACAGAATTAGGTCAAAACTGGGAATTCCCAACCTATAATTGGGAAGCGATGAAAGCTGACGATTATACATGGTGGAAAAACAGATTCAAAGCATTGGAACAATATTTTGATGCAATGAGAATTGATCATATTTTAGGATTTTTCAGGATCTGGAGAATGCCGATTTCTGCTACTCAAGGGCTCTTAGGATATTTTTATCCTGCAGTTCCGATTACTGAAGCAGAATTTAAGGCTTGGCATATTCCTTTTGATTTTAACAGATATTGCAAACCGTTTATCAATGATCAGATTCTTTGGAATTATTTCGGTGAAGATCACGGAAAAGCATTTGAGTTCATTAATAATAATCATAATGGAACGTATTCTTTTAAAGAAGAGTTTGATACCCAGAGAAAATTATCAGATTTCTTTAAGAAAAATCCAAGAGGTCCGATTGAAGAACAATTGATTGCCCTTTGTGCGAATGTTTTATTTTTAATTGAAGAAAGAGAAGGAGAAACCGTTTATCATCCAAGATTTAATGTCTATAATACTGAGTCTTACAAATATTTGTCGGATTGGGAAAAGAAATCTATTTACGATCTGTATCACGATTATTTCTTCAAGAGACAGGATAAGCTTTGGAGCGAAAAAGCAATGGAAAAACTTCCCATGATCTTAAATGCAACCGAAATGTTGATCTGTGGTGAAGATCTAGGAATGGTTCCTGACTGCGTACCTGCTGTAATGGACGAATTGGCGATCATAGCCTTGAAAGTTCAGCGTATGCCTTCGGATAATATTCCTTTTTATAATCCTAAAAATGCGGGTTATCTGAATGTAATTACGGCTTCTTCGCATGACAGTTCAACGTTAAGACAATGGTGGAAGGAAGATCCGGCTTTGACGCAGAAATATTTTAATCAACAATTAATTCAATACGGTAAAGCGCCGGAAGAATTGGATACTCATTTAGCAGAGATCATTATGAAGCAGCATCTCTACACAGATGCGATGCTGGCTATTTTCCCGATTCAGGAGTTTTTTGCAACGGATAAAGAGCTTACCAACCCGAAAATGGACAATGAAAGGATCAATAATCCTGCAGTATTTCCACATTATTGGCGTTACAGGATGCATTTAAATTTAGAAGATTTAAAAGATAAGACTGATTTTAACCAAAAAATAAAATATTGGGTTAAAGATAGTGGAAGGTTGTAA
- a CDS encoding ferritin translates to MVSDKIAQLINEQIAHEQYAAQYYLSMSAWFSSKDLDGIANYFRVQSKEELMHADKMFDYLNDVGGQIIIGEIAKPPHEFANAIDIFEKALEHEKKVTKSIFNIVKNANDEGDFATTSFLQWFINEQVEEEASASQYVTKIKMVSDNPSALYLFDQELSQRVFVADPKA, encoded by the coding sequence ATGGTAAGCGATAAAATTGCACAACTAATTAACGAACAAATAGCTCACGAACAATACGCCGCACAATATTATCTTTCAATGTCTGCTTGGTTTTCCAGCAAAGATCTTGATGGGATCGCCAATTATTTCAGAGTACAAAGCAAAGAGGAATTAATGCATGCTGATAAAATGTTTGATTATTTAAATGATGTAGGAGGACAAATCATCATCGGAGAAATTGCAAAACCACCACACGAATTTGCAAATGCCATCGACATTTTTGAAAAAGCATTGGAGCACGAGAAAAAAGTAACAAAAAGTATTTTCAACATCGTAAAAAATGCGAATGACGAAGGAGATTTTGCTACAACTTCTTTCTTACAGTGGTTCATCAATGAGCAGGTAGAAGAGGAAGCGAGTGCTTCTCAGTACGTAACGAAGATCAAAATGGTGTCTGATAACCCTTCAGCATTATATCTTTTTGATCAGGAATTGTCACAAAGAGTGTTTGTTGCGGATCCAAAGGCTTAA
- a CDS encoding tetratricopeptide repeat protein, which yields MFIDRIILKLLTLLFLVQFANCKSQDYSFFPETIQKTAGYYNKGEYVKAMDFNINALKKYEKNGNKEGIVTIYTNIGFLLFSYNKLQESIAYLDKAKEEMGDDNNPLFSARIYSEYAKNYTRLGMLDKSNTFFDKAIQYTEEIPVEKQKKYLLFYIYTWKRLNFLAHPDSLRSIDRKALINLPSALTYTKIADRFIENNVRLDSAEYYLNKACSAPDRNFILVEGITLFSYGNLYAVKGDHEKTLHYYLKSLSTFKKGESKILIRKAYDSLSSVYSAMNNEKMAKEYLEKFKALNDSIKNEEKAAINIVINRLSEDEEREKQLEKNKMYFIISGLVILFLVSVYFIRRINLSKQLKNDRLLEEQTLKVLKLKKHLNDNSFDKVTQMAKEDSPFFLSYFKEVYPDFYEKLISHTPNLNDNDIRFCAYIKLNISNKEIAVFKNLTFRSVETTKYRLKKKLGLEVSTDLNKWINNL from the coding sequence ATGTTTATTGATCGCATTATCTTAAAATTATTAACCCTGCTTTTTCTGGTACAATTTGCAAATTGTAAATCTCAGGATTATTCTTTTTTTCCAGAAACAATACAAAAGACAGCGGGATATTACAATAAAGGAGAGTATGTAAAAGCGATGGATTTTAATATCAATGCATTAAAAAAATATGAAAAGAATGGTAATAAGGAAGGAATTGTAACAATCTATACCAATATCGGATTTTTGCTTTTTTCTTATAACAAACTTCAGGAGAGTATTGCTTATTTAGACAAAGCCAAAGAGGAAATGGGAGATGATAATAATCCTCTTTTTTCGGCTAGAATTTATAGTGAATATGCCAAAAATTATACACGGCTGGGAATGCTTGATAAGTCCAACACTTTTTTTGATAAGGCTATTCAATACACAGAGGAAATTCCTGTAGAAAAACAGAAAAAATATCTTTTATTTTACATTTATACATGGAAGCGACTCAACTTTTTGGCTCACCCGGATTCATTGAGAAGTATTGATAGAAAAGCTCTTATAAATTTACCTAGCGCTCTTACTTATACCAAAATTGCGGATAGATTTATTGAAAATAATGTACGTCTAGATTCAGCAGAATATTATCTTAATAAAGCCTGCTCTGCTCCGGATCGAAATTTTATATTAGTTGAAGGTATTACATTGTTTAGTTATGGTAATCTATATGCAGTAAAAGGTGATCATGAAAAAACGCTTCATTATTATCTTAAATCTCTTAGTACTTTTAAGAAAGGTGAGTCTAAAATTCTTATTAGAAAAGCTTATGATTCACTTTCAAGTGTTTACAGTGCTATGAATAACGAGAAAATGGCTAAGGAATATCTGGAGAAATTTAAAGCATTAAATGACAGTATAAAAAACGAAGAAAAAGCTGCTATAAACATTGTTATCAATAGACTTTCAGAAGATGAAGAGAGAGAAAAACAACTAGAAAAAAATAAAATGTATTTTATCATTTCTGGCCTTGTTATTTTATTTCTGGTTTCCGTTTACTTCATTCGAAGAATTAATCTTTCTAAACAGTTAAAAAATGATCGTCTGCTTGAAGAACAGACTTTAAAAGTTCTTAAATTAAAAAAACATTTAAATGATAATTCCTTTGATAAGGTCACACAAATGGCGAAAGAAGACAGTCCCTTTTTTCTTTCGTATTTTAAAGAAGTATATCCTGATTTTTACGAAAAATTAATCAGTCATACTCCCAATTTAAATGATAATGATATAAGATTCTGTGCGTATATAAAACTTAATATCAGTAATAAGGAAATTGCTGTATTTAAAAATTTGACATTCAGAAGTGTTGAAACTACAAAATATCGACTTAAAAAGAAATTAGGCTTAGAAGTTTCCACAGACCTTAATAAATGGATTAATAATTTATAA